In a single window of the Salvelinus alpinus chromosome 15, SLU_Salpinus.1, whole genome shotgun sequence genome:
- the LOC139539492 gene encoding transcription factor HES-1-like, with amino-acid sequence MPADILEKTSVSPIAATAASMNTTPDKPKTASEHRKSSKPIMEKRRRARINESLGQLKTLILDALKKDSSRHSKLEKADILEMTVKHLRNLQRAQMTAALNSDPTVLGKYRAGFRECTNEVTRFLSTCEGVNTEVRTRLLGHLASCMTQINAMNYPTQHQIPTGPPHRAFGQSMVHIPNSSPQGNVMPQPCKGGSPRSMSPETTKVYGGFHLVPATDGQFAFLIPNAAFTPNGPVIPVYANQVNTPVPAAVSPGAPTGNSDSVWRPW; translated from the exons ATGCCTGCCGATATACTGGAAAAGACATCAGTCTCTCCTATTGCTGCTACTGCAGCTAGCATGAACACGACACCTGATAAACCCAAGACGGCTTCCGAGCACAGGAAG TCATCCAAACCTATCATGGAGAAAAGGAGAAGAGCCAGAATCAACGAAAGCTTGGGACAGTTGAAAACACTTATCCTGGATGCGCTCAAAAAAGAT AGTTCCAGACACTCGAAACTTGAAAAGGCGGACATCCTGGAGATGACCGTGAAACATCTCCGGAACCTCCAGAGAGCTCAAATGACTG cTGCTTTGAACTCTGATCCCACCGTGCTAGGGAAATACAGAGCAGGATTCCGCGAGTGCACAAATGAAGTCACCCGGTTCCTGTCCACCTGCGAAGGGGTTAACACCGAGGTCAGGACGCGGCTTCTCGGTCACTTGGCCAGCTGCATGACGCAGATCAACGCTATGAACTACCCCACGCAGCACCAGATCCCTACCGGGCCTCCCCACCGCGCCTTCGGCCAGTCCATGGTACATATCCCCAACTCATCTCCGCAGGGCAACGTGATGCCCCAGCCTTGTAAAGGTGGCTCTCCCCGGAGCATGTCACCAGAAACAACAAAAGTATACGGCGGCTTCCACCTCGTACCTGCCACAGATGGACAATTCGCCTTCCTTATCCCCAATGCAGCTTTTACGCCCAACGGTCCCGTTATCCCCGTGTACGCGAACCAGGTCAACACGCCTGTCCCAGCGGCGGTGTCCCCCGGTGCACCGACAGGCAACTCGGACTCAGTGTGGCGACCCTGGTAG
- the LOC139540525 gene encoding piggyBac transposable element-derived protein 4-like, translating to MTPGPTRHAVAHVQDIASTFYMFITTAIEKIIPEMTNLEGFRKYGDNWKRMDEIDLRAYIWLIIFAVERLPCLYNPGPEVTVDEQLVPFRGCCPFREYLPSKPAKYGIKIWVACDAQSSCAWKMQVYTGKPTSGGPEKNQGMRVLLDETDGLRELPSTLLATRGRETFSSKFAFTPTTTLVSYLPKRYKNVVDLSTLHKMAEISDREDRKPVIILDYNHNKGGMDNLNKGIGTYSCRRMTARWPLVIFHNIIDVSSYNAFVIWNKINPTWMSDKWNKRRVFLEQLGKALVTPHIHIREHLPCTAASAALVKAVQGG from the exons atgaccccagggcccacaagacatgcagttgcccatgtccaggacatcgcctcaacattctacatgttcatcacaACAGCCATCGAAAAAATCATCCCGGAGATGACAAATTTGGAGGGTTTCCgtaaatatggagacaactggaaaaggatggatgagattgacctgcGTGCCTACATATGGCTGATAATCTTTGCGG TGGAGCGTCTGCCATGCCTCTACAACCCagggcctgaagtaacagtggatgagcaactggttccattcagag GTTGCTGTCCTTTCCGGGAGTATTTGCCCAGCAAGCCAGCAAAGTAtggcatcaagatatgggtggcctgtgacgcacaatccagttgtgcttggaagatgcaagtctacacagggaagcCAACCAGTGGAGGCCcagagaagaaccaggggatgcgggTTTTGCTTGATGAGACAGATGGACTGAGG gagctcccctcTACACTCCtagcaacaagggggagagagaccttctcatcaaagtttgccttcacccccaccaccactctagtttcttacctcccaaagaggtaCAAGAATGTGGTCGACCTAAGCACATTGCACAAaatggctgagatcagtgatcgtgaggacaggaagccagtcatcatcctggactacaaccacaacaaaggaggcatgGACAACCTGAACAAGgggattggaacttacagctgcaggaggatgactgcccgctggcccctggtcatcttccataacatcattgatgtgtcctcatacaatgcctttgtgatatggaacaagatcaaccctacctggatgtctGATAAgtggaacaagaggagggtgttcctggagcagctgggaaaggcacttgtaacacCACACATTCATATACGGGAGCATCTCCCctgcacagcagcctctgcagcgcttgtgaaagctgttcaggggggctga